The Candidatus Hinthialibacter antarcticus genome contains a region encoding:
- a CDS encoding Gfo/Idh/MocA family oxidoreductase codes for MTVAKPLDRRRFIHSAGAVSALALSNRSIAQANDTINLAVIGVGTQGQELTNACMKIPGVRIQAICDIWETYNLNKTSRILEGFNQEHTTYTNYKDLLEKESGLDAVIIATPDFCHAEQTAACLNAGLHVYCESLMSNTIDGARSMANAAKDSGNLLQIGHQRRSNPYYHYCFDHLINETKLLGKLTASNSQWNRPVQTPRGFPRRFPVEDAVLKANGYSSMQQFRNWSWARELGGGPAAELGSHQFDVMNWYLETTPKSVLATGGVEYYDDGAHEWYDTLMAVFEYETPKGTIRAFYQTLSSNSNFGYFENFMGDEGTLYVSEAAGRVKVYREPNAPDWEKWVKLNILKSPVAPPKEEKKEESESVLDIKESVIPPTYDVPVEFSDPVYQPHLQNFISAMKGEAKLACPAEIAFAATVMTIKLNEAAQKSEKTEFKPEDFIV; via the coding sequence GTGACAGTTGCAAAACCACTTGACCGCAGACGCTTCATTCACTCGGCGGGTGCCGTTAGTGCGCTCGCGTTATCCAACCGCTCCATCGCGCAAGCCAACGATACAATCAACCTCGCCGTCATCGGCGTCGGGACGCAAGGCCAGGAACTCACCAACGCCTGCATGAAAATCCCCGGCGTACGCATTCAGGCGATTTGCGACATTTGGGAAACCTACAACCTAAATAAAACATCGCGCATCCTCGAAGGCTTCAACCAAGAACATACAACCTATACCAATTACAAAGACCTGCTTGAAAAAGAAAGTGGACTTGACGCCGTCATCATTGCAACGCCGGATTTCTGTCACGCCGAACAAACGGCCGCGTGCCTGAACGCCGGGCTGCACGTCTATTGCGAAAGTTTGATGTCGAACACCATCGACGGCGCCCGCAGCATGGCGAACGCCGCAAAAGACAGCGGCAACTTATTGCAAATCGGCCACCAGCGCCGTAGCAACCCCTATTACCACTATTGCTTCGACCACCTCATCAACGAAACCAAACTGCTGGGCAAACTCACCGCCAGCAATAGCCAATGGAACCGCCCCGTACAAACGCCGCGCGGCTTCCCCCGGCGCTTTCCGGTTGAAGACGCCGTGCTTAAAGCAAACGGCTATTCGTCAATGCAGCAGTTTCGCAATTGGTCGTGGGCGCGCGAACTGGGCGGCGGCCCGGCGGCGGAACTCGGCTCGCACCAGTTTGACGTGATGAACTGGTATCTCGAGACAACGCCGAAATCAGTCCTCGCGACTGGCGGCGTCGAATATTACGACGACGGTGCGCACGAATGGTACGACACGCTGATGGCGGTGTTTGAATATGAAACGCCGAAAGGCACCATCCGCGCGTTTTATCAAACGTTGAGTTCAAACAGCAACTTCGGCTACTTTGAAAATTTCATGGGCGATGAAGGTACGCTTTACGTCTCCGAAGCGGCGGGTCGCGTTAAAGTCTACCGCGAGCCGAACGCGCCTGATTGGGAAAAGTGGGTCAAACTCAACATTTTGAAATCACCGGTCGCGCCGCCTAAGGAAGAAAAGAAAGAAGAAAGCGAATCGGTATTAGACATTAAAGAATCCGTCATCCCGCCGACGTACGATGTTCCGGTTGAATTCAGCGATCCCGTCTATCAACCGCACTTACAGAATTTCATCTCCGCCATGAAAGGCGAAGCCAAACTGGCTTGCCCGGCTGAGATCGCATTCGCCGCGACCGTGATGACCATCAAACTTAACGAAGCAGCGCAAAAAAGCGAAAAGACCGAATTCAAACCAGAAGATTTTATCGTATAA
- a CDS encoding FAD:protein FMN transferase, which translates to MLRYAHDAMATRFEILLLHDDAQYARQAAEAAFSELDRLEQTLSRYIETSDITRINRLKPGEQSRIGLDVFACLKECLELYVETEGAFDVGIGELITAWKSATPDEETINCILKNGGIQNIQLHADPPAVSRSENSITIDLGGYGKGYALDRMAEILREWDVECALLHGGMSTALALESPPNETGWPITISHPVSQKNIKTLHLSNAAFSGSGLQKGPHIIDPRTGQPADHPIAAWVLTKRAARADARSTSFMMMNPDEINAWIQNHTDEQGATLDADNQLLWFPTTDQSA; encoded by the coding sequence TTGTTGCGCTATGCGCATGACGCCATGGCGACGCGCTTTGAGATATTGCTCTTACATGATGACGCCCAATACGCGCGCCAGGCCGCTGAAGCCGCCTTTTCAGAACTCGACCGTCTCGAACAAACGCTAAGCCGATACATCGAAACCAGCGACATAACCCGCATCAATCGCTTAAAGCCCGGCGAACAGTCCCGTATCGGATTAGACGTATTCGCTTGTCTAAAAGAGTGCCTGGAACTTTACGTCGAAACCGAAGGCGCATTCGATGTTGGCATAGGCGAACTGATCACCGCATGGAAAAGTGCAACGCCTGATGAAGAAACAATAAATTGCATATTAAAAAACGGCGGGATACAAAACATCCAACTTCATGCAGACCCGCCAGCAGTAAGCCGATCAGAAAACTCAATTACGATTGACCTGGGCGGCTATGGCAAAGGCTATGCGCTAGACCGCATGGCGGAGATATTGCGGGAATGGGATGTGGAATGCGCATTACTCCACGGCGGCATGAGCACCGCGCTCGCGCTTGAGTCGCCGCCAAACGAAACGGGATGGCCCATTACCATCAGCCATCCCGTCAGTCAAAAAAATATAAAAACGCTTCATCTTTCAAACGCTGCATTCAGCGGCTCCGGCCTGCAAAAAGGACCGCACATTATTGATCCCCGCACGGGCCAACCCGCCGACCACCCGATTGCCGCCTGGGTGCTGACGAAACGCGCCGCCCGCGCCGATGCGCGATCAACCTCTTTTATGATGATGAACCCTGATGAGATAAACGCATGGATCCAAAACCATACCGATGAACAGGGCGCCACACTCGACGCTGACAACCAATTGCTTTGGTTCCCAACTACAGACCAAAGCGCATGA
- a CDS encoding sulfatase, translating into MKIDRRNALFQLGALAAGAACSSWGRAANAQDTKTNVVFILIDDLGWADLGCYGHKFHETPNIDRLAAQGMRFTDAYAACPVCSPTRASIMSGQYPAHVGVIDFITGHWRPYEKLRVPKNRTQHLPLEIITLGEAMQSAGYKTGVFGKWHLGGREHFPDRQGFDEMLVTGGAHFNFRTTPETDITKEDYQSEVLTDRCVQFIQDHKDKPFCAFLHHYAVHIPLQAREKLIRKYEQKDKPADGVNNPIYAAMMEHVDQSVGRVLDTLDDLKLADDTMVIFFSDNGGLRQHFQGIGPIVSTNAPLRDEKGTLYEGGIRVPLIVRWPGAVKPGSECNEPVSSVDFYPTFLDVEKRVVDKQSDLDGVSLMPWLKGEKKKRGPIFWHYPIYHHSSPASAVRDGKYKLIEFFEDGHLELYDLKNDMGESKNLANEKPEITKQLHQKLIRWRESIHAQMPENNPDFDPARRNEWGTHPDRN; encoded by the coding sequence ATGAAGATTGATCGTCGAAATGCGTTATTTCAACTTGGAGCGCTAGCCGCAGGCGCGGCTTGTTCTTCGTGGGGGCGGGCCGCCAATGCGCAAGATACAAAGACCAATGTTGTCTTTATCTTAATCGACGATCTTGGTTGGGCCGACCTCGGATGTTATGGACACAAATTCCATGAAACGCCCAATATCGACCGCCTCGCCGCGCAGGGAATGCGATTCACCGATGCGTACGCCGCCTGTCCGGTCTGTTCGCCGACCCGCGCCAGCATTATGTCGGGGCAATACCCCGCGCATGTGGGCGTCATTGATTTTATAACTGGACATTGGCGTCCGTATGAAAAACTGCGCGTCCCAAAAAACCGTACGCAACACCTGCCGTTAGAAATCATCACCCTGGGCGAAGCCATGCAATCGGCTGGCTATAAAACGGGTGTGTTCGGTAAGTGGCATCTGGGCGGGCGTGAGCATTTTCCTGACCGTCAGGGCTTTGACGAAATGCTGGTGACTGGCGGTGCGCATTTTAATTTCCGAACGACGCCGGAAACGGATATCACCAAAGAAGACTATCAATCTGAAGTTTTAACCGACCGCTGCGTACAGTTCATTCAAGACCACAAAGACAAGCCGTTCTGTGCATTCCTTCATCATTACGCCGTACACATTCCATTGCAGGCGCGGGAAAAATTGATTCGCAAATACGAACAAAAAGATAAACCCGCAGACGGCGTGAATAATCCAATCTATGCAGCCATGATGGAACACGTCGACCAAAGCGTGGGGCGCGTACTGGATACCTTGGATGATTTGAAACTTGCGGACGATACAATGGTCATATTCTTTTCAGACAACGGCGGCTTACGCCAGCATTTTCAGGGCATCGGCCCGATTGTTTCAACCAATGCACCGTTGCGGGATGAAAAAGGAACTTTGTATGAAGGCGGGATACGCGTTCCGTTGATCGTGCGTTGGCCGGGCGCCGTAAAACCGGGCAGCGAATGTAATGAGCCTGTCAGCAGCGTAGATTTTTATCCGACGTTTTTGGACGTGGAGAAACGCGTCGTCGACAAACAAAGCGACTTAGACGGCGTGAGTTTAATGCCCTGGTTAAAGGGAGAGAAAAAGAAACGCGGCCCGATCTTCTGGCATTATCCAATCTATCATCATTCGTCGCCGGCAAGCGCGGTTCGCGACGGGAAATATAAATTGATTGAATTTTTTGAAGACGGCCATTTAGAATTATATGATTTAAAAAATGATATGGGCGAATCAAAAAATCTTGCGAATGAAAAACCGGAAATCACAAAACAACTGCATCAAAAATTGATTCGTTGGCGCGAATCAATTCACGCGCAAATGCCTGAAAATAATCCCGATTTTGACCCGGCGCGGCGCAATGAGTGGGGGACGCACCCGGACCGTAATTAA
- a CDS encoding prepilin-type N-terminal cleavage/methylation domain-containing protein: MKSHGFTLIELLIVVAIIGILAAIAVPNFLNAQIRAKIAGAQADMRNLGTAIEQYRLDNNSYPFTSADGTQRTRFQRLVVLTTPVSYMSSIPEDKFNTLLTEEESNPLDPINTYPYWDPAFADNYRTPNGLGKHFPNQGRPNKIWALMSYGPDGDFEAAVGQDLAPFDVSNGVASNGDIMRFGL; this comes from the coding sequence ATGAAATCGCATGGTTTTACATTGATTGAATTGTTGATTGTCGTCGCCATTATTGGCATCCTCGCTGCAATTGCCGTCCCCAATTTTTTAAACGCGCAGATACGCGCCAAAATCGCAGGCGCACAAGCCGATATGCGCAACCTGGGAACTGCGATAGAACAATACCGGTTAGATAACAACTCGTATCCGTTTACTTCAGCGGATGGAACGCAACGGACGCGTTTCCAGCGGTTGGTTGTCTTGACGACGCCTGTATCGTATATGTCGTCGATTCCAGAAGATAAATTTAATACGCTCTTAACAGAAGAAGAATCGAACCCATTAGATCCGATTAACACCTACCCCTATTGGGACCCGGCGTTTGCCGATAATTATCGTACGCCCAACGGTCTTGGCAAACATTTCCCTAACCAGGGACGCCCCAACAAAATTTGGGCGCTGATGAGTTACGGCCCCGACGGCGACTTCGAGGCGGCAGTGGGGCAGGACCTGGCGCCATTTGATGTTTCAAACGGCGTCGCTTCCAACGGCGACATCATGCGCTTTGGTCTGTAG
- a CDS encoding S9 family peptidase, whose translation MRNLHWCLCLLVAFPLFTFAQEEPFKDINLDYLYKRDEAGVKPIAPHLPRSLQWSPEGHHLAYLVSSVTEAPHLVIYDPAKDATPFVVSPFAVHDAIVALASHPKGASIAVSKQRATVPDDVTAIKKIGWFNWRKLTNDLRLSVEGKRYVWNFKENLLNEETRPELPEGEKKDATDSPNERYAAYTRTGDLYAFDRNQKKEIRLTEDGGDGILNGRLSWVYWEEIHNRSGWRAFEWSPNNDRLAYLQFDEREVSIYPVTDFSKPVPQTREMRYPKTGTVNPSVRLGVVSLSARETRWVDLGEPYEYICSVEWLPDGETLAVQVVNRKQTMLRLLFVDLRSGECKTILEETDDEWVSSHGKPFFLKKKDAFLWFSERSGFSHLYLYSNQGKLLRQLTRGAWEVDPNPWSTSFGTDEKNKRAYFVANKETPIEQHAYSVSLSGGKPRLLTHEPGAHNVNWSADHRFAIDDYSNTATPRCIQIIDNSGNVIRKMGERTPQDYAPWRIKSKEIVSIQSPDGLDYYASVLKPFDFDPNKKYPVIVNVYGGPAGQVVKNRYTGSQDMAFVNQGYIYVGFDTRGTYGRGREWIEGIHKNAADKPLQDLELLVEHLKTQPYVDGERMGIWGWSNGGFMTCAAMLMKPGLFRAGAAVAPVTDWLLYDTVYTERYMGQPDENKDGYHDAAPINFADGLEGSLLLAHGVSDDNVHIQNIYSLVDALIEANKEYELYIYPQRDHSIGGDARRYHLFQRIFDFFERELKSDLVTTEGK comes from the coding sequence ATGCGTAATTTGCATTGGTGTTTATGTCTGCTTGTTGCATTTCCTCTTTTCACATTCGCGCAAGAAGAGCCATTCAAAGATATTAATCTTGATTATCTTTATAAACGGGACGAAGCCGGCGTAAAGCCGATTGCGCCTCATCTTCCGCGTTCGCTGCAATGGTCGCCCGAAGGCCACCATCTGGCGTATCTGGTTTCATCCGTGACCGAAGCGCCGCATCTGGTGATCTATGATCCCGCCAAGGATGCGACGCCGTTTGTCGTGTCTCCCTTCGCGGTGCATGACGCGATTGTTGCGCTGGCGTCTCATCCCAAAGGCGCGTCGATTGCCGTTTCAAAACAACGCGCTACGGTTCCTGACGACGTGACGGCGATTAAGAAAATCGGCTGGTTTAATTGGCGCAAGTTGACCAATGATCTACGTTTGAGCGTTGAAGGCAAGCGGTATGTGTGGAACTTCAAAGAGAATTTGCTGAATGAAGAAACGCGGCCCGAATTGCCGGAAGGAGAAAAAAAGGATGCGACCGATTCGCCCAATGAGCGCTACGCCGCCTACACCCGCACGGGTGATTTATATGCGTTTGACCGCAATCAGAAGAAAGAGATTCGTCTGACCGAAGACGGCGGCGACGGCATTTTGAACGGGCGCCTGTCGTGGGTGTATTGGGAAGAAATTCACAACCGCAGTGGATGGCGCGCTTTTGAATGGTCGCCCAACAACGACCGGCTTGCGTATCTGCAATTTGATGAACGCGAAGTTTCAATTTATCCCGTGACCGATTTTTCCAAGCCCGTCCCGCAGACCCGCGAGATGCGTTATCCCAAAACGGGCACGGTCAACCCAAGCGTGAGGCTGGGAGTGGTTTCGCTCTCGGCCCGCGAGACGCGCTGGGTCGATCTCGGCGAACCCTACGAATATATATGCAGCGTTGAATGGCTGCCGGACGGCGAGACGTTGGCGGTGCAAGTGGTGAACCGCAAACAGACGATGCTGCGGTTGCTGTTTGTGGATTTACGCAGCGGAGAATGCAAGACTATCCTCGAAGAAACCGACGACGAGTGGGTTTCCTCTCATGGCAAGCCGTTTTTTCTTAAGAAAAAAGACGCGTTCCTCTGGTTCTCAGAACGTAGCGGCTTTAGCCATCTCTATTTATATTCCAACCAGGGAAAATTACTGCGCCAGTTGACGCGCGGCGCCTGGGAGGTTGACCCAAACCCGTGGAGCACATCATTCGGAACCGATGAAAAGAACAAGCGCGCTTACTTCGTCGCCAATAAAGAAACGCCGATTGAACAACACGCCTATTCGGTTTCGCTCAGCGGCGGCAAGCCCCGCCTGCTGACCCATGAACCCGGCGCTCACAACGTGAATTGGTCTGCGGACCACCGTTTCGCCATTGATGATTATTCCAACACGGCAACGCCGCGCTGCATTCAGATTATTGATAATAGCGGAAACGTGATTCGTAAAATGGGCGAACGCACGCCGCAAGACTATGCGCCGTGGCGCATCAAATCAAAAGAGATTGTTTCCATTCAATCGCCGGACGGTTTGGACTATTACGCGAGCGTGTTGAAGCCTTTTGATTTTGATCCAAACAAAAAGTATCCCGTGATCGTAAACGTCTACGGCGGCCCGGCGGGGCAGGTCGTGAAAAACCGATATACCGGCTCGCAAGACATGGCCTTTGTCAACCAAGGCTATATCTATGTCGGTTTCGATACGCGGGGAACCTACGGACGCGGGCGCGAATGGATCGAGGGAATTCATAAAAATGCGGCGGACAAGCCGCTGCAGGATTTAGAACTACTGGTCGAGCATCTCAAGACGCAGCCTTACGTCGACGGCGAGCGTATGGGAATCTGGGGCTGGAGCAACGGCGGCTTTATGACTTGCGCGGCGATGTTAATGAAGCCGGGGTTGTTTCGCGCCGGGGCGGCGGTCGCGCCTGTGACCGATTGGCTGCTGTATGACACGGTGTACACCGAGCGCTATATGGGACAGCCCGATGAAAACAAAGACGGCTATCACGATGCGGCCCCCATCAATTTTGCCGACGGTTTAGAAGGTTCGTTGCTTTTGGCGCACGGCGTGTCAGACGACAATGTGCACATTCAAAATATTTATTCACTGGTGGATGCGCTCATCGAAGCCAACAAAGAGTATGAACTTTATATCTATCCGCAACGCGACCACAGCATCGGCGGCGATGCGCGGCGCTATCATTTGTTTCAGCGCATCTTTGATTTTTTTGAACGGGAATTAAAAAGTGATTTGGTGACTACAGAGGGAAAATAA